One genomic window of Halovivax cerinus includes the following:
- a CDS encoding ABC transporter permease subunit, with product MSTVAVAKKDVMDGIRSKLLWGLMVLFVLSVGGISWLFAGGETSGAPTDLEVTLLFAISALPAIFFLIPITGLVVSVKSIVRERELGSIKILLSLPHSRFEVLFGKFLGRSLLLTVAILVGFVPGAAILSTQFGTVPGQELAGLTVMTVLFGIVFVAVGIGLSALVTTETRATVGGVIVFILLYTWSGIVTSINGRLDLLSGDALLFVQRFHLFTVFQDTLLALLSIVHDEVPNASSAVLGQRALSNPEGIGTVSEPFYLQHWFAFVILALWIVVPLAIGYWRFERADL from the coding sequence ATGAGTACCGTCGCCGTCGCGAAGAAGGACGTCATGGACGGCATCCGCTCGAAGCTGCTCTGGGGGCTGATGGTGCTGTTCGTCCTCAGCGTCGGGGGAATCTCGTGGCTGTTTGCAGGGGGCGAAACATCGGGAGCTCCGACCGACCTCGAGGTCACGCTCCTCTTCGCCATCTCGGCGTTGCCGGCGATATTCTTCCTGATACCCATCACCGGACTGGTCGTCAGTGTCAAATCGATCGTCCGCGAGCGTGAGCTGGGTAGTATCAAGATCCTGCTCTCGTTGCCACACAGCCGGTTCGAAGTGCTCTTCGGGAAGTTCCTCGGCAGGTCGCTCCTCCTGACAGTGGCGATCCTCGTCGGCTTCGTCCCCGGGGCGGCCATCCTGTCCACGCAGTTCGGCACCGTCCCGGGCCAGGAACTGGCCGGGTTGACGGTCATGACGGTGCTGTTCGGTATCGTGTTCGTTGCCGTCGGGATCGGGCTGTCAGCCCTCGTCACCACTGAGACGCGAGCGACCGTCGGCGGCGTGATCGTCTTCATCCTGCTGTACACGTGGTCGGGGATCGTCACCTCGATCAACGGTCGGTTGGATCTCCTCTCCGGAGACGCCCTGCTGTTCGTCCAGCGGTTCCACCTGTTCACCGTCTTTCAGGATACGCTGCTCGCGCTGCTCTCGATCGTCCACGACGAGGTCCCGAACGCCTCGAGCGCAGTGCTGGGCCAGCGGGCGCTTTCGAATCCGGAGGGGATTGGTACGGTGAGCGAACCGTTCTACCTCCAGCACTGGTTCGCGTTCGTCATCCTCGCGCTCTGGATCGTCGTCCCGCTCGCGATCGGTTACTGGCGCTTCGAGCGCGCCGACCTCTGA
- a CDS encoding efflux RND transporter permease subunit: MTAGIARFVADNARLVVVVMLVASAVVGAGVPMVERSTSLDQFQTDAAAADAADYVDANFSADGAETTTAQVVIQDENVLDRETLVAVLEYERALRDDETVDETLVETRSVASLVATAAIREDRERANATQNGTTPSDANETRDGTAPSDGSATPADGERAPNIDAQIDALRSRSDDEVERFVGDVLAGDGNRSSQALTLLPDYYEPGSTETNATLLVVTQESPGASFAPGDAPDEIEASQTAMQDLAPDDGSMSVLVYGDGIVSTEITDSMVDSVTLVGPLAIAFVLVVLVVVYRDLLDILLGLAGVALVLVWTFGAMGWAGIPFSQPFVVVLVLLIGLSIDYGLHVVMRYREARAADESAPSRAMAVALGSVGVALVYVTITTVIGFLSNLTSPLGIFRDLGLVSAIGIVATLAVFGLLVPALKVELDAFLEARGVDRAHPAVGTGRGPINRLLGVGATLAAWAPAAVIVVALVVSGVGAYGATTVDASFEQSDFLAEDPDDWLKDLPEPVAPGTYTAERAIDTLEADFVRRDTTASILLRGDVTDPATLDRLDAARATAGDASATETYADGEPAVTDPITVMDRVAAENPSFAATLSAADTDGDGVPDRNVTGVYDELFRVAPDDASNVVHREDGSYEALRMVVTVDGSVDDAVVHEELDAVAAEAAHDGSATDPDGVGADSDGSDAAGDGAAADHAGVTAIATGDVVVNRITADQLAETAITSLLVALAAVMIVLAVAYRLTEGSASLGVVTILPVAATLTWVLGTMALLDIPFNIVTGMITGLTIGLGVDYSLHVSERFVQELAEADTTAAALRETVTGTGGALLSSAATTASGFAVLLVAILPFLQSFGLITALTIVYAVLASVFVLPSLLVVWARVGGRYVP; encoded by the coding sequence ATGACGGCGGGAATCGCGCGTTTCGTCGCCGACAACGCACGCCTGGTCGTCGTGGTCATGCTGGTCGCCTCGGCCGTCGTTGGCGCCGGCGTGCCGATGGTCGAGCGCTCGACGTCGCTCGATCAGTTCCAGACGGACGCGGCGGCGGCCGATGCCGCGGACTACGTCGACGCGAACTTCTCCGCCGATGGGGCCGAAACCACGACCGCGCAGGTCGTCATACAGGACGAGAACGTCCTGGATCGTGAGACGCTCGTCGCCGTGCTCGAGTACGAACGCGCCCTGCGAGACGACGAAACGGTCGACGAGACGCTCGTCGAGACCCGGAGCGTGGCGAGCCTGGTCGCGACCGCGGCGATCCGTGAGGACCGTGAGCGGGCGAACGCGACGCAGAACGGAACGACGCCGTCTGATGCGAACGAGACGCGGGACGGAACGGCACCGTCCGACGGGAGTGCGACTCCGGCAGACGGTGAGCGAGCGCCCAACATCGACGCCCAGATCGACGCACTCCGGTCGCGCTCCGACGACGAGGTCGAACGGTTCGTGGGAGACGTCCTCGCCGGTGACGGAAATCGATCGTCGCAGGCGCTCACACTCCTGCCCGACTACTACGAGCCGGGATCGACCGAGACGAACGCGACACTGCTGGTGGTCACGCAGGAGTCGCCCGGCGCCTCGTTCGCCCCGGGTGACGCACCGGACGAGATCGAAGCGTCCCAGACGGCCATGCAGGACCTCGCGCCGGACGACGGCTCGATGTCCGTGCTCGTCTACGGCGACGGGATCGTCTCCACGGAGATCACCGACTCGATGGTCGACAGCGTGACGCTCGTGGGACCGCTCGCCATCGCCTTCGTCCTGGTCGTCCTCGTGGTCGTCTACCGGGATCTCCTCGACATCCTGCTCGGGCTCGCCGGGGTCGCGCTCGTCCTCGTCTGGACGTTCGGCGCGATGGGCTGGGCCGGCATCCCGTTCAGTCAGCCGTTCGTCGTCGTGCTCGTCTTGCTGATCGGGCTCTCGATCGACTACGGCCTCCACGTCGTCATGCGCTATCGCGAGGCCCGAGCCGCCGACGAGTCCGCACCCAGTCGCGCGATGGCCGTCGCGCTCGGCAGCGTCGGCGTCGCCCTCGTCTACGTGACGATCACCACCGTCATCGGCTTCCTCTCGAACCTGACGAGCCCGCTGGGCATCTTCCGGGATCTCGGCCTCGTCAGCGCGATCGGCATCGTGGCCACGCTGGCGGTCTTCGGCCTCCTCGTCCCCGCGCTGAAGGTCGAACTCGACGCGTTCCTGGAAGCTCGCGGCGTCGATCGCGCGCACCCGGCGGTCGGCACGGGTCGCGGACCGATCAACCGCCTCCTCGGCGTCGGGGCGACGCTCGCCGCGTGGGCACCCGCAGCCGTCATCGTCGTCGCACTCGTCGTCAGCGGCGTCGGCGCCTACGGCGCGACGACGGTCGACGCCAGCTTCGAGCAATCCGACTTTCTGGCCGAAGACCCCGACGACTGGCTGAAAGACCTGCCCGAACCCGTCGCACCCGGGACCTACACGGCCGAGCGGGCGATCGACACGCTCGAGGCGGACTTCGTCAGGCGAGACACGACGGCTTCGATCCTTCTCAGGGGCGACGTCACCGACCCCGCGACGCTGGATCGTCTCGACGCGGCGCGGGCCACCGCCGGCGATGCGAGCGCGACCGAGACCTACGCCGACGGCGAGCCGGCGGTCACCGACCCGATCACGGTGATGGACCGCGTCGCGGCCGAGAACCCGTCGTTCGCGGCGACGCTGTCGGCCGCCGACACGGACGGCGACGGCGTTCCGGACCGGAACGTGACCGGTGTCTACGACGAGCTCTTCCGGGTCGCGCCCGACGACGCCTCGAACGTCGTCCACCGCGAAGACGGGTCCTACGAGGCGCTCCGGATGGTCGTGACCGTCGACGGGAGCGTCGACGATGCGGTCGTCCACGAGGAATTGGACGCGGTCGCCGCCGAGGCAGCGCACGATGGGAGCGCCACGGATCCCGATGGGGTCGGGGCGGACTCCGACGGTTCCGACGCAGCCGGTGACGGCGCCGCCGCGGACCACGCAGGCGTCACCGCGATCGCGACGGGCGACGTCGTCGTCAACCGAATCACGGCCGACCAGCTCGCGGAGACGGCGATCACGAGCCTGCTCGTCGCGCTGGCGGCCGTCATGATCGTCCTCGCGGTCGCCTACCGCCTCACCGAGGGAAGCGCCTCCCTCGGCGTCGTCACCATCCTCCCCGTCGCGGCCACCCTGACGTGGGTGCTCGGGACGATGGCACTGCTCGACATCCCCTTCAACATCGTCACCGGCATGATCACCGGCCTCACGATCGGCCTCGGCGTGGACTACAGCCTCCACGTCAGCGAACGGTTCGTCCAGGAACTCGCGGAGGCGGACACGACCGCCGCGGCGCTTCGAGAGACCGTCACCGGCACCGGCGGCGCCTTGCTCTCGAGTGCGGCGACGACCGCGAGCGGGTTCGCCGTCTTGCTCGTCGCGATCTTGCCTTTCCTCCAGTCGTTCGGGCTCATCACCGCGCTGACGATCGTGTACGCCGTTCTCGCCAGCGTGTTCGTCCTGCCGAGTCTGCTGGTGGTCTGGGCACGGGTTGGGGGTCGATACGTCCCGTGA
- a CDS encoding excinuclease ABC subunit C, with protein sequence MQPTSVRERAGDLPMEPGVYQFVDGETTLYVGKAVDVRSRVRSYADPRSARIARMVREADAIDVAVTDTETQALLLEANLIKRHQPRYNVRLKDDKSYPMVQLTDHDVPRIEITRDPDESATVFGPYTKKTRVETVVKALRETYGIRGCSDHKYSGRERPCLDFEMGLCTAPCTGEIAEAAYREAVGPVRRFLEGETGLLADPLESGMEAAAAENNFERAANLRDRLAAVRRFHGEGGEAVQAHGGEDTVDVLGVAIEGEEATVARLRSEGGKLVDRDRFTLAAPYGADDGVPTVIAAFVVQHYAERDLPDALLLPERHGDAEVAAWLDAEGVAVRVPGAGREAKLIDLALKNARRNVGGRDECGMLADALEIDSARRIEGFDVSHAQGTAAVGSDVTFVGGSAEKADYRRKKLDDENDDYANMRRLIAWRAARAVEGRDDRPDPDLLLIDGGKGQLEAAREALKAEGWDVPAVGLAKSEERVITPDREHPWPSDAPHLHLLQRVRDEAHRFAVQYHQTIRDEVTTVLDDVPGIGPETRKRLLGRFGSVENVREASLADLTSVDGVGEKTAETVKSRL encoded by the coding sequence ATGCAGCCGACGTCGGTTCGCGAGCGAGCCGGTGACCTCCCGATGGAGCCGGGCGTCTACCAGTTTGTAGACGGAGAGACGACGCTGTACGTCGGGAAGGCCGTCGACGTCCGCTCGCGGGTCCGCTCCTACGCCGACCCCCGAAGCGCGCGTATCGCGCGGATGGTCCGCGAGGCCGACGCGATCGACGTGGCCGTCACGGACACGGAGACCCAGGCGCTGTTGCTCGAGGCGAACCTCATCAAGCGCCACCAGCCCCGCTACAACGTCCGGCTCAAGGACGACAAGTCCTACCCGATGGTCCAACTCACGGACCACGACGTGCCACGAATCGAAATAACGAGAGATCCCGACGAGTCGGCCACGGTGTTCGGCCCCTACACCAAGAAGACGCGGGTCGAGACGGTCGTGAAGGCCCTGCGCGAGACGTACGGAATCCGCGGCTGTTCCGATCACAAGTACAGCGGCCGGGAGCGCCCCTGCCTCGACTTCGAGATGGGCCTCTGTACCGCCCCCTGCACCGGGGAAATTGCCGAAGCGGCGTACCGTGAGGCCGTCGGACCCGTCCGACGATTTCTGGAGGGTGAGACGGGACTCCTCGCCGATCCGCTCGAGTCGGGGATGGAAGCGGCGGCCGCCGAGAACAACTTCGAGCGCGCGGCGAACCTGCGAGACCGCCTCGCGGCAGTCCGGCGGTTCCACGGCGAGGGCGGCGAGGCCGTTCAGGCCCACGGCGGCGAGGACACGGTCGACGTCCTCGGGGTCGCCATCGAGGGCGAGGAGGCGACGGTCGCCCGACTGCGCTCGGAGGGTGGCAAGCTCGTCGACCGGGACCGCTTCACGCTCGCAGCTCCCTACGGCGCGGACGACGGTGTCCCGACCGTGATCGCCGCGTTCGTCGTCCAGCACTACGCCGAGCGTGACCTCCCGGATGCACTCTTGCTCCCCGAGCGCCACGGCGACGCGGAGGTCGCTGCCTGGCTCGATGCGGAGGGCGTCGCCGTCCGGGTGCCCGGTGCCGGCCGGGAAGCGAAACTGATCGACCTCGCGCTGAAGAACGCCCGGCGGAACGTCGGCGGTCGCGACGAGTGCGGCATGCTCGCCGACGCGCTCGAAATCGACAGCGCCCGTCGGATCGAGGGGTTCGACGTGAGCCACGCCCAGGGCACCGCCGCGGTGGGGAGCGACGTCACCTTCGTCGGCGGGAGCGCCGAGAAGGCGGACTACCGCCGCAAGAAACTCGACGACGAGAACGACGACTACGCGAACATGCGCCGACTGATCGCCTGGCGGGCGGCCCGCGCCGTCGAGGGTCGCGACGACCGACCCGATCCGGACCTCCTCCTGATCGACGGCGGGAAAGGGCAACTCGAGGCGGCGCGCGAGGCCTTGAAGGCGGAAGGCTGGGACGTCCCCGCGGTCGGCCTCGCGAAGTCCGAAGAGCGCGTGATCACACCGGATCGCGAGCACCCGTGGCCCAGCGACGCACCGCACTTGCACCTCCTCCAGCGCGTGCGTGACGAGGCCCACCGTTTCGCCGTCCAGTACCACCAGACGATCCGCGACGAGGTGACGACGGTGCTGGACGACGTCCCGGGAATCGGTCCCGAGACGCGCAAGCGCCTCCTCGGCCGCTTCGGCAGCGTCGAGAACGTCCGCGAGGCGAGCCTCGCGGACCTGACGAGCGTCGACGGCGTCGGCGAGAAGACCGCCGAGACGGTCAAGTCGCGTCTGTGA
- a CDS encoding ABC transporter ATP-binding protein, with the protein MVPLSIDGVSKRYGNVVAVDDLSLTVERGEVFGFLGPNGAGKSTTINMVLDFVTPTAGEISVLGMDARTESKAIRRRIGVLPEGYQTYARLTGRQHLEFAIESKNAADDPDVLLERVGLDAADADRKAGGYSKGMSQRLLLAMALVGDPDLLILDEPTTGLDPNGAREMRELVREEADRGATVFFSSHILGQVEAVCDRVGIVREGHLVAEDTIEGLRDSVSGGETLRIKVDRPDQDALDAVRRVDGVHSAEPDGSAAVPTVVVSTSGSKTAVLSALEDAGLVVEDFSTEEASLEEVFRAYTTEKAEVTA; encoded by the coding sequence ATGGTACCGCTCTCCATCGACGGCGTCTCCAAGCGTTACGGAAACGTCGTCGCCGTAGACGACCTCTCCCTGACGGTCGAACGGGGCGAGGTGTTCGGCTTCCTGGGCCCGAACGGCGCGGGAAAGTCGACGACGATCAACATGGTCCTCGACTTCGTCACCCCCACCGCGGGCGAGATTTCGGTCCTCGGAATGGACGCCCGGACCGAGAGCAAGGCGATTCGACGGCGGATCGGCGTGCTCCCGGAAGGCTATCAGACCTACGCCCGGCTGACGGGCCGTCAGCACCTCGAGTTCGCCATCGAGTCGAAGAACGCGGCCGACGACCCCGACGTCCTCCTCGAACGCGTCGGTCTCGACGCAGCGGACGCCGACCGTAAGGCCGGCGGCTACTCCAAGGGGATGTCCCAGCGACTCCTCCTCGCGATGGCGCTCGTCGGCGATCCCGACCTGCTGATCCTCGACGAACCGACCACCGGGCTCGACCCCAACGGGGCCCGCGAGATGCGCGAACTCGTCCGGGAGGAGGCAGATCGCGGCGCGACCGTGTTCTTCTCGAGTCACATCCTCGGGCAGGTCGAAGCGGTCTGCGACCGTGTCGGCATCGTCCGTGAGGGGCACCTGGTCGCCGAAGACACGATCGAGGGACTGCGCGACTCGGTCTCCGGCGGCGAGACGCTCCGAATCAAGGTCGACCGGCCCGATCAGGACGCACTCGACGCCGTCAGGCGCGTCGACGGCGTACACAGCGCCGAACCGGACGGCTCCGCAGCGGTCCCGACGGTAGTCGTCTCGACGAGCGGGTCGAAGACCGCAGTGCTCTCCGCGCTCGAAGACGCCGGACTCGTCGTCGAGGACTTCTCGACCGAGGAGGCATCCCTGGAAGAGGTCTTCCGCGCGTACACGACCGAGAAGGCGGAGGTGACGGCATGA